A genome region from Triticum aestivum cultivar Chinese Spring chromosome 2B, IWGSC CS RefSeq v2.1, whole genome shotgun sequence includes the following:
- the LOC123045533 gene encoding nuclear speckle splicing regulatory protein 1, which yields MQRYGLQLRKKPAASSSSRPPPPARPLAAFADDSDDDVEADILRQSSKKRALEKVEELQKKAMEEDPSVFAYDEVYDDMKEKAARPKIQAKVVRESKYIEALKEKAEQRKREQDIVYERKLHKERSKEDHLFADKDKFVTSAYRKKLEEEKKWLEEERRRQLQEERDDVTKKKDLSDFYFGLAKNVAFGARTHEGTEAAEPEKLESKAEDIQGSKSDAEGSSRSPKRRRESSGGSEKAHESGSVAETATTEKDSTSARSTEKEAYVSSSASQALQNTQPAPITGEHYKRSNDALAAARERALARKRAKEQQT from the exons ATGCAGAGGTACGGGCTGCAGCTGCGCAAAAAGCCGGCGGCCTCCTCGTCGTCTCGACCGCCACCTCCGGCGCGCCCCCTGGCGGCCTTCGCCGACGACAGCGATGACGATGTGGAGGCCGACATCCTCCGCCAGTCATCGAAGAAACGCGCCCTCGAGAAG GTGGAGGAACTGCAGAAGAAGGCGATGGAGGAGGATCCCTCGGTGTTTGCTTATGATGAGGTGTACGATGATATGAAGGAGAAGGCCGCTCGGCCCAAGATACAGGCCAAGGTTGTTCGCGAG TCAAAGTACATTGAAGCACTTAAGGAGAAAGCAGAACAACGTAAAAGAGAACAGGACATAGTGTATGAGAGGAAGCTTCATAAAGAGAGGAGCAAGGAAGACCACCTGTTTGCTGACAAGGACAAGTTTGTAACATCTGCCTACAGGaagaaacttgaagaggagaaAAAATGGCTAGAGGAAGAAAGACGACGGCAGCTTCAAGAAGAAAGGGATGAT GTAACTAAAAAGAAAGACTTGAGTGATTTTTACTTTGGGCTTGCTAAGAATGTTGCTTTCGGTGCACGGACACATGAGGGCACAGAAGCTGCAGAACCTGAAAAGTTGGAAAGTAAAGCAGAAGATATTCAAGGTAGCAAGTCTGATGCCGAAGGATCTAGTCGTTCTCCTAAGCGCAGGAGGGAATCCAGTGGAGGATCTGAGAAGGCTCATGAAAGTGGAAGTGTGGCAGAAACTGCAACTACTGAGAAAGATTCTACATCTGCTAGATCTACTGAGAAAGAGGCATATGTTTCCTCATCTGCTTCACAGGCTCTCCAGAATACTCAACCAGCACCAATCACCGGTGAGCACTACAAGAGGAGTAATGATGCACTTGCCGCGGCTAGAGAACGAGCACTGGCTCGTAAGAGAGCAAAGGAGCAGCAAACATGA